GAGCACCTGCCCTGGATCGTGACGGTCTACCTCCTGACCTCCACGGCCGTGACCCCGCTCTACGGCAAGTTCAGCGATTCCTACGGCCGGCGCGTGACCATGCTGATCGGCATCGTGATCTTCATCATCGGCTCCATCGCCTGCGCGCTCGCTCCCAACATGATCTTTCTCATCCTGGCGCGCGGCCTGCAGGGCATCGGCGGCGGCGGGCTCATCGCGCTGGCCCAGACCATCATCGCCGACATCGTCGCGCCGCGCGAACGGGGCCGCTATCAGGTCTATTTCGCCAGCGTGTTCATGACGTCGAGCCTGCTCGGTCCGGTCCTGGGCGGCTTCTTCGCCCAGCATCTGCACTGGTCGGTCATTTTCTGGATCACCCTGCCGCTCGGCCTCTTCGCTCTGACCATCGCCTTCCACTCCCTGAAGAAGCTTCCCCGCTTCGAGCGCCCGCACCGCCTCGACCTCCTCGGCGCGCTTCTCCTCGTGGCGGCCACCGTCGCGCTGCTGTTGGCTCTGAGCTGGGGCGGGCTGCGCTACCCCTGGGCCTCCCTGCCGATCCTCGGGCTCTTCGCAGCCTCCGCGGTGCTCTGGATCCTCTTCGCCATCCGCATGCGCCTGGCGCCGGAGCCGCTGATCCCGCCGGGCGTGCTGCACAACCCGGTGGTGCGCATGGCCGTGCTCGCCGCCTGTTTCGGCATGGGCACCTATATCGGCCTCACCATCTACCTGCCGGTCTATTTCGAAGCAGTGCGCGGCCTCTCGGCGAGCCTGTCCGGACTTGCCCTCATCCCGCTCATGGCCGGGACCGTCGTCGGCGCGACGATGTCGGGCCGGAGCATGGCGAAGGTGAAGCACTACAAGCGGCTTCCGACCGTGGGCCTCATCGTGGCGATGGCCGCCACGGGCGTGCTCGCCCTGTACGGCCAGTCCCTGTCCATCGTGACCGTCGAGATCATCCTGGCCGTGATCAGCATCGGCCTGGGCACCGTCCTGCCCGTCACCATGGTGACGACCCAGAACGCGGTCGCCCCCCACCAGATGGGAACCGCGACGGGCACGGCCAATTTCTTCCGCTCCCTCGGCGGCGCCTTCATCGTGGCGATCTTCGGGGCCATCGTGCTCGGCGCATCGGGCATCGGCGGGGCCGCGAGCTTCGAGTCCCTGGGCGCGGTCGCGGCCCAGAGCGGCGTCGACCTGGCGGATGTGTTCAGCTACGTGTTCATGGCCGCCGTCGTCGGCTTCGGACTCTCGCTGGCATTCCTTCTCGCCCTTGAGGAGCGGCCCCTGCGCGGCAGCGCGGTCAAGGCCGCAGAGGCCGTGGTTGCCGACTGAGCGCCTTCCCTCATCGACGGCGATGGCGAAGCAGCGTCCAGAGGAGCGAACAGGCGAGAATCAGCAACAGGAAGGCGCCCACCGTCGTAAAGACCGTATCCGCGCGCGAGGCGCCGGCCGGCGGAAGCATCGGCCCGTCGGGATCCTCCTGGAAGATGGAGCGCCCCGCCGCCACCTTGAGGGTTCCCGCTCCGCTGCCTCCCTCCTCGAACACAGCCGGGACGGCGTGAAAGGCGGGCCTGACGGAAGGCTCGACGGGCATCGATCCTCTCCTGCATCGAGGACGGCGGGTCTCCTGAAAGTTAATGACCTGGGGGCGGCCCGGTTTCGCCCGGCCTGCGGCGTCGTGGCTGGGGACAGCGCATTTCGCCTGTGGAGGACTTCACGTTCTCCGGCACTTCCTTAAGCCTTGCCGTGTTAGGACCGTGCCCGATCGTTTTGAGGTATCGCAAGAGGGAGGCTGATGAAGGTCGGCATCGACATGGGGTTGGCGTCCTCCGCCCCCGGGGGACAATCGGCATTGCTCGATCTGGAAGAGCTTCTGGCGACGCGTCTGCTCGTCCAGGGCAATTCCGGCTCCGGCAAGTCGCATCTCCTGCGCCGCCTTCTCGAACAGAGCGCCAACCTCGTCCAGCAGGCCATCATCGACCCCGAGGGCGATTTCGTCACCCTGGCCGACAGGTTCGGCCACGTGGTGGTCGATGCATCCCGCAGCGAAGGCGATCTTCAGCGCATCGCCGCCCGGGTGCGCCAGCACCGGGTCTCCGTGGTCCTGAGCCTGGAAGGTCTCGACGCGGAAGCGCAGATGCGCTGCGCGGCGGCTTTCCTCGGCGGCCTCTTCGATGCGGAGCGCGATTACTGGTATCCCATGCTCGTGGTGGTGGACGAGGCCCAGCTCTTCGCCCCCGCCGCCGCAGGCGACGTGTCGGACGAGGCGCGGAAGGTGTCCCTCGGCGCCATGACCAACCTCATGTGCCGTGGCCGTAAGCGCGGATTGGCCGGCATTATCGC
This region of Microvirga mediterraneensis genomic DNA includes:
- a CDS encoding MDR family MFS transporter, giving the protein MDIMDQPPNESVRDNPAPALSHTEIRTIILGVMLSMFLAALDQTIIATALPTIGRELGDLEHLPWIVTVYLLTSTAVTPLYGKFSDSYGRRVTMLIGIVIFIIGSIACALAPNMIFLILARGLQGIGGGGLIALAQTIIADIVAPRERGRYQVYFASVFMTSSLLGPVLGGFFAQHLHWSVIFWITLPLGLFALTIAFHSLKKLPRFERPHRLDLLGALLLVAATVALLLALSWGGLRYPWASLPILGLFAASAVLWILFAIRMRLAPEPLIPPGVLHNPVVRMAVLAACFGMGTYIGLTIYLPVYFEAVRGLSASLSGLALIPLMAGTVVGATMSGRSMAKVKHYKRLPTVGLIVAMAATGVLALYGQSLSIVTVEIILAVISIGLGTVLPVTMVTTQNAVAPHQMGTATGTANFFRSLGGAFIVAIFGAIVLGASGIGGAASFESLGAVAAQSGVDLADVFSYVFMAAVVGFGLSLAFLLALEERPLRGSAVKAAEAVVAD